In one Spirosoma rigui genomic region, the following are encoded:
- a CDS encoding TolC family protein, producing the protein MKKYVIGAGVWLLSLGWAVAQSGPTTLPLDRAVQLALQNNKGIKLADSRTQAAEARAQEAKDRSMPQASASLAYSRYSLTGPFALGEGSDGKPLFGLPGGAFNATIGGVTISKEVFGGFAEKSARLSADLLARASKLDAQRNRSELVYTVTDAYYNIVKLIRSTSVIDQNIKQFDERERDARNLEKEGIVTANEVLKIQLQKNNLQLSRLQVDKARQTALYNFNLLVGLPEDQAITIDTTLTNPVTTLEPLAGFLTRAAQARPEVQANALRLQAADAQIRNVKSGLYPHFGVSAGYNYINPTTRVIPEASTYISAWNVGAGLTYNIGSLYNLKGRLNGAKTAADEVSLQSQQQADQIRSEVVTAYNNYQLALEQQNVIRTAVGQAQENYRLTESRFRNGLVGSTDFLEANSFLLQAQLNVINATVDAQLAYQRLLKASGNNLN; encoded by the coding sequence ATGAAAAAGTATGTAATTGGGGCTGGCGTATGGCTGTTGAGCCTGGGTTGGGCAGTTGCTCAGTCTGGCCCCACTACCCTGCCCCTCGACCGGGCAGTTCAACTGGCCCTGCAAAACAACAAGGGCATTAAACTGGCCGACTCCCGAACGCAGGCCGCCGAGGCCCGCGCTCAGGAAGCCAAAGACCGTAGTATGCCGCAGGCATCGGCCTCCCTGGCCTATTCACGGTATAGCCTGACGGGTCCTTTCGCCCTGGGTGAAGGCAGCGACGGCAAGCCGTTGTTTGGCCTGCCGGGTGGTGCCTTTAACGCGACCATTGGGGGCGTAACGATCAGCAAAGAAGTATTTGGTGGGTTCGCCGAAAAATCAGCCCGTCTGTCGGCCGACCTGCTCGCGCGGGCCAGCAAACTGGATGCGCAGCGCAACCGCTCCGAACTGGTTTACACCGTTACCGATGCCTACTACAACATCGTCAAGCTCATCCGGTCGACCTCGGTCATTGACCAGAATATCAAGCAGTTTGATGAGCGGGAACGGGACGCGCGCAATCTGGAGAAAGAAGGCATCGTAACGGCCAATGAAGTATTGAAGATTCAGCTGCAGAAGAACAACCTGCAATTAAGCCGCCTGCAGGTCGACAAAGCCCGGCAAACGGCGCTCTACAATTTCAACCTGCTCGTTGGCCTTCCCGAAGATCAGGCGATCACGATCGATACAACGCTGACCAACCCGGTGACGACGCTCGAACCGCTGGCCGGTTTCCTGACGCGGGCCGCCCAGGCCCGGCCCGAAGTGCAGGCTAACGCCCTGCGCCTACAGGCCGCCGATGCCCAGATCCGCAACGTAAAAAGTGGCCTCTATCCGCACTTTGGCGTATCGGCGGGCTATAACTACATCAATCCCACCACGCGGGTCATTCCCGAAGCCAGCACATACATCAGCGCCTGGAACGTGGGCGCCGGGCTGACCTATAACATTGGTTCGCTCTATAACCTGAAGGGCAGGCTGAACGGTGCCAAAACAGCCGCCGACGAAGTCAGTCTGCAAAGCCAGCAACAAGCCGATCAGATCCGGTCGGAGGTGGTAACGGCCTACAACAACTACCAACTGGCCCTGGAACAGCAAAACGTGATCCGCACCGCCGTAGGGCAGGCCCAGGAAAACTACCGGCTCACCGAATCCCGCTTCCGCAACGGACTCGTTGGCTCCACCGATTTTCTGGAGGCCAACAGCTTCCTGCTGCAGGCGCAGCTCAACGTAATCAATGCCACGGTCGATGCGCAGCTGGCCTACCAGCGCCTGTTGAAAGCCAGCGGCAACAACCTCAATTAA